One genomic region from Streptomyces sp. NBC_00582 encodes:
- a CDS encoding DEAD/DEAH box helicase, whose translation MTAVAEPSLRITFDVTRTRAVLRAAQGLESEFAKLATRFPAAGQRTSLSAEIDLDHFLTGLDALAGWSHPDTVEWEQELISLVSGVLDDADRADQILSDPGMVVEVAPGDVDAHLGPEWRADLTDFQRRDLAQLLSMHHGANFSVPGAGKTRVGLAVFAAMRARGEAHRLLVVSPKSAYESWRYESAVCFKEPLVARVLNGVPEPGTDVLIVNYERLDRSLVALASWLGSAPTMVILDEAHRMKLGSQGIYGSACMALGPLAKRRLILTGTPAPNGARDLENLLSFVWPGHGRRVVTQAVAGGDLAYASSVLRPMFTRTTKNELGLPPYQTRIRYVELPPLHRELYDALIGNFSARAEAGRSDFDALGKAMLRLLMAATSPALLLEGESRYAPLSYQVPPLDIPETDSLYDLMQKLPSYELSPKYKEALTIVAENAALGRKTLVWSTFVRSLTTMEKLFSAYEPAVVHGGTPDREEQIRRFREDPDCLVLLSNPATLGEGISLHQVCHDAVYVDRDFMAGRFLQSLDRIHRLGLAPGTETRVTILAAESTIDEIVALRLEEKLEFMGKILDDPAVQQLADLEEEPALAAGMDMADVRALLRHIEGHGSR comes from the coding sequence GTGACCGCGGTCGCGGAACCCTCCCTGCGTATCACCTTTGACGTCACGCGGACGCGGGCGGTGCTGCGGGCAGCCCAGGGACTTGAGAGCGAGTTCGCCAAGCTTGCTACTCGTTTTCCTGCCGCTGGGCAGAGGACCTCTCTGTCGGCGGAGATCGACCTCGACCATTTCCTGACGGGACTGGATGCCTTGGCCGGCTGGTCCCATCCGGACACCGTCGAATGGGAACAGGAACTGATCTCCCTGGTCAGCGGTGTGCTGGATGATGCGGATCGCGCGGACCAGATCCTCAGCGATCCGGGTATGGTCGTCGAGGTCGCCCCAGGGGATGTGGACGCCCACCTGGGCCCGGAGTGGCGCGCCGATCTCACGGACTTCCAGCGCCGGGATCTGGCCCAATTGCTCTCCATGCACCACGGTGCGAACTTCTCCGTGCCCGGTGCTGGCAAGACACGAGTGGGTCTGGCCGTATTCGCGGCGATGCGAGCGAGAGGTGAAGCACACCGTCTTCTGGTGGTGAGCCCCAAGTCCGCTTACGAGTCATGGCGTTACGAGAGCGCCGTCTGCTTCAAGGAACCCCTCGTTGCTCGGGTCCTGAACGGAGTCCCTGAACCGGGCACGGACGTGCTGATCGTCAACTACGAACGGCTTGACCGCTCTCTGGTGGCTCTGGCTTCCTGGCTGGGCTCAGCGCCCACCATGGTCATACTGGATGAGGCCCATCGGATGAAACTCGGCTCCCAGGGAATTTACGGAAGCGCGTGCATGGCCTTGGGGCCTCTGGCAAAACGCCGCCTCATCCTCACTGGAACGCCGGCTCCGAACGGCGCACGGGACCTTGAGAACCTGCTCTCGTTTGTCTGGCCGGGGCATGGACGGCGTGTGGTCACGCAGGCTGTGGCTGGCGGGGATCTGGCATACGCGAGCAGTGTGCTCCGCCCGATGTTCACGCGCACTACGAAGAACGAACTTGGACTGCCGCCCTACCAGACGCGCATCCGATACGTCGAGCTTCCTCCGCTGCATCGCGAGCTGTATGACGCGCTGATCGGTAACTTCAGTGCCCGGGCTGAAGCGGGGCGATCTGACTTCGATGCGCTGGGCAAGGCCATGCTGCGCCTGCTGATGGCTGCCACGAGCCCAGCACTGCTGTTGGAAGGAGAGAGCCGGTACGCGCCCCTTTCCTACCAAGTCCCGCCCTTGGATATCCCGGAAACTGATTCTCTGTATGACTTGATGCAGAAACTGCCGAGTTACGAACTCTCGCCTAAGTACAAGGAGGCCCTGACTATTGTCGCGGAGAACGCGGCGCTGGGGCGGAAAACTTTGGTCTGGTCGACATTTGTGCGCAGCTTGACCACCATGGAGAAGCTGTTCAGTGCCTACGAGCCCGCTGTCGTCCACGGTGGCACACCTGATCGAGAAGAACAGATCCGGAGATTCCGGGAGGACCCGGACTGCCTCGTCCTGTTGTCCAATCCGGCGACTCTTGGCGAGGGCATCAGCCTTCACCAAGTCTGTCACGACGCCGTCTACGTTGACCGCGACTTCATGGCTGGCCGGTTCCTCCAGAGCCTCGACCGCATCCATCGGTTGGGCCTAGCACCGGGGACTGAAACACGAGTCACCATCCTCGCCGCCGAATCCACCATAGATGAGATTGTTGCTCTTCGACTTGAGGAGAAGCTCGAATTCATGGGCAAGATACTGGATGACCCAGCGGTACAGCAGCTGGCGGATCTGGAGGAGGAGCCGGCACTGGCGGCTGGAATGGACATGGCTGATGTACGTGCTCTACTCCGGCACATTGAGGGCCATGGCTCTCGGTGA
- a CDS encoding DUF3883 domain-containing protein has translation MALGEGTLRAARRWLEQLQVAEISRARALFTHHPDYADLTPVQYADGLAWLLRSGLVSADGRPNVKVGVPERRGVAGGRWTLEAETRRREIGAAGERAIVRLVEQGGSLRVTHVAAWSDAYGYDVEVESTQGAVSHIEVKATTDPTRLRFHLTRHEFEVMRRDPDWVLVTVLIDVHGGVLAVATVSRDWLKQAAPADRTAAGRWESAHFVVPDHALAVGVLSADGRRLDLAVDARMPVWGLSYASSTQLA, from the coding sequence ATGGCTCTCGGTGAAGGTACGCTGCGCGCGGCACGGCGCTGGCTTGAGCAGCTCCAGGTGGCCGAGATCTCGCGTGCGCGCGCCCTGTTCACGCATCATCCGGACTATGCAGACCTCACGCCAGTTCAGTACGCGGACGGTCTTGCCTGGCTTCTCCGGAGTGGGCTCGTCTCGGCAGACGGGCGTCCGAACGTCAAAGTCGGTGTGCCCGAACGGCGGGGCGTCGCGGGAGGCCGCTGGACACTCGAAGCGGAGACCCGGCGCCGCGAGATCGGAGCCGCCGGCGAGCGGGCGATTGTCCGCCTGGTGGAACAGGGCGGCTCCTTACGCGTCACCCACGTGGCGGCCTGGTCTGACGCATACGGCTACGACGTTGAAGTGGAGTCGACGCAGGGGGCGGTCAGTCACATCGAAGTCAAAGCGACGACTGATCCGACCAGGCTGAGATTTCACCTCACGCGACATGAGTTCGAGGTGATGCGCCGGGACCCCGACTGGGTTCTCGTGACGGTGCTGATCGATGTGCATGGTGGCGTGCTTGCCGTGGCGACGGTAAGCAGGGACTGGCTGAAGCAGGCCGCTCCTGCGGACCGGACAGCGGCTGGTCGCTGGGAGTCCGCCCACTTTGTCGTACCTGATCACGCGCTAGCGGTCGGCGTTCTCAGCGCAGACGGGCGTCGGCTTGATCTGGCGGTGGACGCCCGCATGCCAGTCTGGGGGTTGTCATATGCCTCCTCAACGCAACTGGCATAA
- a CDS encoding DNA cytosine methyltransferase: MPPGPHAPALTCLELCAGAGGQALGLEQAGFSHTALVELDSDACTTLRVNRPQWNVIHADIRVLDLTLLSARWGRPSLLAAGVPCPPFSLAGKQRGADDERDLFPAVMAVASALQPRAILLENVRGLLQKKFSEYRCQILAALSDLGYVAEWKLLYASEFGVPQLRPRAVLVALGPEEFQRFSWPEGESSAASTKLVGDVLRDSMASRGWELADLWAARAQRIAPTLCGGSKKHGGPDLGPSRARKVWAELGVDGSGLADFPPAPGSLLPVRLTVRQMALLQGFPPDWWFEGRKTSTYRQVGNAFPPPVAQAVGRQIADALTYASCVEEAYDNPQTGMRASTARSSRRPSALRTPTASA; this comes from the coding sequence GTGCCGCCCGGGCCGCACGCACCTGCTCTCACCTGTCTCGAACTCTGCGCTGGCGCAGGCGGCCAGGCGCTGGGACTTGAGCAGGCTGGATTCAGCCATACCGCCCTCGTGGAGCTCGACAGTGACGCCTGCACTACCTTGCGCGTCAACAGACCGCAGTGGAACGTCATCCATGCGGACATTCGCGTGCTCGATCTGACCCTGCTCTCGGCACGATGGGGCCGCCCGTCCTTGCTGGCAGCCGGAGTGCCATGTCCCCCGTTCTCTCTCGCAGGCAAGCAACGAGGAGCGGACGATGAACGTGATCTTTTCCCCGCTGTCATGGCCGTAGCGTCAGCACTCCAACCCAGGGCCATTCTCCTTGAGAACGTAAGAGGTCTGCTGCAGAAGAAGTTCTCAGAGTATCGATGTCAGATTCTCGCCGCGCTGAGCGATCTGGGATATGTCGCCGAGTGGAAGCTGCTCTACGCCAGCGAGTTCGGCGTACCTCAACTCAGGCCCCGAGCCGTACTCGTAGCGCTTGGCCCGGAGGAATTCCAGCGGTTCTCATGGCCAGAGGGTGAGTCCAGCGCCGCGAGCACCAAGCTCGTCGGAGACGTCCTCCGCGACTCGATGGCATCCCGAGGATGGGAGTTGGCAGATCTTTGGGCTGCGCGCGCTCAGCGGATCGCACCGACGTTGTGTGGCGGCTCCAAGAAGCACGGCGGCCCTGATCTCGGCCCCTCGCGTGCCCGGAAGGTCTGGGCAGAGCTTGGCGTGGATGGCTCCGGATTGGCCGATTTTCCGCCGGCACCTGGGTCGCTCCTGCCCGTGAGGCTCACGGTCAGGCAGATGGCTCTCCTACAAGGATTTCCCCCCGACTGGTGGTTCGAGGGTCGCAAAACATCGACGTACCGCCAGGTCGGCAACGCATTCCCGCCACCCGTCGCCCAGGCGGTCGGCCGGCAGATTGCGGACGCACTGACTTATGCCAGTTGCGTTGAGGAGGCATATGACAACCCCCAGACTGGCATGCGGGCGTCCACCGCCAGATCAAGCCGACGCCCGTCTGCGCTGAGAACGCCGACCGCTAGCGCGTGA
- a CDS encoding HNH endonuclease, which yields MLDGELDWRDERLGARVRVALWLRDEVGEGETFKKQALRAAIPGSEQVDRRMRDLRPAGWVIKTYRDKASLKADELFLEKIGLPVWDQEHRAAGLRQISSRTRRHVYERDGHMCRRCGMGAGERYPDDPGSRARLTLGHVNPHKSGGGAGPADLITECARCNESVGHLTGPQMTQEQVWDRIRELPLRHKKELLSWMTADSRTQTATERAWCLYRQLPAELRDGLKRDLEELLES from the coding sequence GTGCTGGACGGTGAGCTGGACTGGCGTGACGAGAGACTCGGTGCCCGAGTGAGAGTGGCTCTCTGGCTACGGGATGAGGTTGGCGAGGGGGAGACCTTTAAGAAGCAGGCCCTCAGGGCCGCGATTCCGGGGTCGGAGCAGGTCGACCGCCGGATGCGGGACCTCCGGCCGGCGGGCTGGGTGATCAAGACCTATCGGGATAAGGCGAGCCTGAAGGCTGATGAGCTGTTTCTGGAGAAGATCGGCCTTCCGGTCTGGGACCAGGAACACCGCGCGGCTGGCCTGCGGCAGATCAGCTCACGAACCCGGCGGCATGTCTATGAACGTGACGGCCACATGTGCCGACGGTGCGGGATGGGGGCTGGGGAGAGGTACCCGGATGACCCGGGATCCAGGGCAAGGCTGACTCTGGGGCATGTGAACCCACACAAGTCTGGCGGTGGGGCGGGTCCCGCTGACTTGATTACGGAGTGCGCTCGCTGCAACGAATCCGTGGGGCACCTGACTGGGCCCCAGATGACGCAAGAGCAGGTGTGGGACCGGATCAGAGAACTCCCTCTCCGCCATAAGAAGGAGTTGCTCTCGTGGATGACCGCGGACAGTCGCACCCAGACTGCTACGGAGCGCGCTTGGTGTCTGTACAGACAGTTGCCAGCGGAGCTGCGTGATGGCCTGAAGCGCGATCTGGAGGAGCTCCTTGAGAGCTGA
- a CDS encoding DNA cytosine methyltransferase, whose protein sequence is MSSSDQSLTSIEICAGAGGQAVGLHGAGFRHLALVEIDKHAAATLELNVVERKMWGEREARECQILSMDVKDFNPVQHLAKFVERENRPIRRGELDLLAGGVPCPPFSVAGKQLGQDDERDLFPTMLDLVEELKPRAVMIENVTGLVKPFDKFFTYREQIKQRLRSEGYVVCGWRLLEAADFGVPQLRPRAILVAIREDCYRGFSWPEPNGEFKTVAAALDITMKRRFQKADRLDWYEKWRKKATEAGTVAPTLVGGSKRHGGADLGPTRAKKAWSALGVNGMGVANDEDNVNLDRDLGNGDNLGPMLTVEQAAIIQGFPKDWRFAGRKTAQYRQVGNAFPPPVAEAVGKAIREALERTGDLLEAPGGDIELDGATWESGQGALV, encoded by the coding sequence ATGAGTTCCAGCGACCAGTCGCTGACCTCGATTGAGATCTGCGCGGGCGCGGGAGGCCAGGCTGTCGGCCTCCATGGGGCGGGGTTCCGGCACCTCGCGCTCGTTGAGATCGACAAACACGCGGCCGCGACGCTGGAACTCAACGTGGTCGAGCGGAAGATGTGGGGCGAGCGGGAGGCGCGTGAGTGCCAGATCCTGTCCATGGACGTGAAGGATTTCAATCCAGTACAACATCTTGCGAAGTTTGTTGAGCGCGAAAATCGCCCCATTAGGCGTGGTGAACTGGACCTCCTGGCTGGTGGAGTTCCATGCCCGCCCTTTTCTGTTGCGGGCAAGCAGTTGGGGCAGGATGATGAACGCGATCTATTCCCGACCATGCTGGACCTGGTTGAAGAGCTCAAGCCGCGTGCGGTAATGATTGAGAATGTCACAGGACTGGTTAAGCCCTTTGATAAGTTTTTCACTTATCGGGAGCAAATCAAGCAGCGCCTCCGCTCTGAAGGGTATGTCGTTTGTGGCTGGAGGCTGCTTGAGGCGGCTGACTTTGGTGTTCCGCAGCTTCGTCCGCGTGCGATCCTCGTAGCGATTAGGGAAGACTGCTACCGAGGCTTTTCCTGGCCTGAGCCCAACGGTGAATTTAAAACAGTTGCCGCAGCGCTCGATATCACGATGAAGCGCCGCTTCCAGAAGGCCGATAGGCTGGACTGGTATGAGAAGTGGCGGAAGAAGGCTACAGAGGCGGGCACGGTGGCGCCTACTTTGGTCGGCGGGTCCAAGAGGCACGGCGGAGCTGACCTGGGCCCGACCAGAGCGAAGAAGGCATGGTCAGCGCTCGGCGTGAATGGCATGGGTGTCGCCAACGATGAGGACAACGTCAACCTCGACAGGGACCTGGGGAACGGCGACAACCTTGGCCCCATGCTCACTGTTGAGCAGGCAGCGATCATCCAGGGCTTTCCGAAGGACTGGCGCTTCGCCGGACGGAAAACAGCCCAATATCGCCAGGTAGGAAATGCTTTCCCGCCTCCCGTTGCTGAGGCTGTCGGCAAGGCGATCAGGGAGGCTCTGGAACGCACCGGTGACCTGCTGGAGGCACCCGGTGGAGACATTGAACTCGACGGGGCGACCTGGGAGTCAGGTCAGGGGGCTCTCGTCTGA
- a CDS encoding very short patch repair endonuclease, producing MQAIRSRDTKPERLVRRLVHAHGLRYRVAARPLAGLRRTADIVFRPTKVAVFIDGCYWHGCPDHYVSPRTNPGYWSDKVARNMARDRDTDQQLRDAGWLVLRFWEHTPAEETAAEIIRLVIERRKHGSDESPLT from the coding sequence ATGCAGGCAATCCGCAGCAGGGACACCAAGCCGGAGCGCCTGGTCCGCCGACTCGTGCATGCCCATGGTCTGCGCTATCGGGTGGCAGCTCGCCCCCTGGCAGGGCTTCGCAGAACAGCCGACATCGTCTTCCGGCCAACAAAAGTCGCTGTGTTTATCGACGGCTGCTACTGGCATGGCTGCCCGGATCACTACGTGTCACCACGTACCAATCCGGGCTACTGGTCGGATAAGGTCGCGCGCAACATGGCGCGCGACCGCGATACGGATCAGCAGCTGAGAGACGCAGGATGGCTCGTACTGCGGTTCTGGGAGCACACTCCTGCCGAGGAAACAGCGGCTGAGATCATCCGGCTGGTCATCGAGCGGCGAAAGCACGGGTCAGACGAGAGCCCCCTGACCTGA
- a CDS encoding beta-1,6-galactanase gives MIRRRTLLAATGGALFGSALAAGTAHADATISVNPSTSYGTWEGWGTSLAWWANVFGARDDFADAFFTTKSVTYNGTSLPGLGLNIARYNLGACSWNSVSGQSMVASANIPAFKQIEGYWQDWNNEDPTSSAWDWTADATQRAMLQKAVARGATTELFANSPMWWMCLNHNPSGASGGGNNLQSWNYRQHASHLAAVALYAKNNWGVNFATVDPFNEPSSSWWTATGTQEGCHMDATVQSAVLPYMRSELDKRGLTSTKISASDETSYDLARTTWNSFSSTTKGYVNRVNVHGYQGSGGRRDLLYTDVVTTAGKALWNSETGDSDGTGYTMAFNLLYDFRWLHPTAWVYWQVMDPTAGWGVIKYDANTLTAGAVETKYYVMAQFSRHIRPGMKILDTGVSNAVAGYDATAKRLVIVALNTSSSAQTLTFNLSNFTTVTGGSGGLVPRWSTLTTGGGDLYTARSDTFLSGKTVALSFPAKSVQTLQVDNVTI, from the coding sequence ATGATCCGACGCAGGACACTGCTGGCCGCCACCGGCGGCGCGCTCTTCGGAAGCGCACTGGCGGCGGGCACCGCCCACGCCGACGCGACCATCTCCGTCAACCCCTCCACGTCGTACGGCACCTGGGAGGGCTGGGGCACCTCGCTCGCCTGGTGGGCGAACGTCTTCGGCGCCCGGGACGACTTCGCGGACGCCTTCTTCACCACCAAGTCGGTGACCTACAACGGCACGAGCCTGCCCGGCCTCGGCCTGAACATCGCCCGCTACAACCTGGGCGCGTGCAGCTGGAACTCGGTGAGCGGCCAGTCGATGGTGGCCTCCGCCAACATCCCCGCCTTCAAGCAGATCGAGGGCTACTGGCAGGACTGGAACAACGAGGACCCCACGTCCTCGGCCTGGGACTGGACGGCGGACGCGACCCAGCGCGCGATGCTCCAGAAGGCCGTCGCCCGGGGCGCGACGACGGAACTCTTCGCCAACTCCCCCATGTGGTGGATGTGCCTGAACCACAACCCCTCCGGCGCCTCCGGCGGCGGCAACAACCTCCAGTCCTGGAACTACCGCCAGCACGCCTCCCACCTGGCCGCCGTGGCCCTCTACGCCAAGAACAACTGGGGCGTGAACTTCGCGACGGTCGACCCCTTCAACGAGCCCTCCTCGTCCTGGTGGACGGCGACCGGCACACAGGAGGGCTGCCACATGGACGCGACGGTCCAGTCGGCCGTCCTGCCGTACATGCGCAGCGAGTTGGACAAGCGCGGCCTGACGTCGACGAAGATCTCCGCGAGCGACGAGACGAGCTACGACCTGGCCCGCACCACCTGGAACTCCTTCTCCTCCACCACGAAGGGCTACGTCAACCGGGTCAACGTCCACGGCTACCAGGGCTCGGGCGGCCGCCGTGACCTCCTCTACACGGACGTCGTCACCACGGCCGGCAAGGCCCTGTGGAACTCCGAGACCGGCGACAGCGACGGCACCGGCTACACCATGGCCTTCAACCTCCTCTACGACTTCCGCTGGCTGCACCCGACCGCCTGGGTCTACTGGCAGGTCATGGACCCGACGGCGGGCTGGGGCGTGATCAAGTACGACGCGAACACGCTGACGGCCGGCGCCGTCGAGACGAAGTACTACGTGATGGCCCAGTTCAGCCGCCACATCCGCCCCGGCATGAAGATCCTCGACACGGGCGTCAGCAACGCGGTGGCGGGCTACGACGCGACGGCGAAGCGCCTGGTGATCGTCGCCCTGAACACCTCGTCCTCCGCCCAGACCCTCACCTTCAACCTCTCGAACTTCACCACGGTCACGGGCGGCTCCGGCGGCCTGGTCCCCCGCTGGAGCACCCTGACGACCGGCGGCGGCGACCTCTACACGGCCCGCTCGGACACTTTCCTCAGCGGCAAGACGGTGGCCCTGTCCTTCCCGGCGAAGTCGGTGCAGACCCTCCAGGTGGACAACGTGACGATCTAG
- a CDS encoding class E sortase produces the protein MARSVRIPLVQHSSLRRRARYRRVLWTGAELLVTAGVLVLLLVAHQMWWTNREAREGAERKVEALEREWGGPASGDGGSDTDGDSGTGGAGGGGGGAGRSTSSSSSSSSGTTPRASQAYAVLRIPRLGLRVPVAEGTSKQKVLNKGYVGHYTGTQQPGGAGNFALAGHRNTHGEPFRYLNRLAKGDTVEVETGDATYTYTVDKILPRTSPRDSGVIQPVPRSLSRPAYGYTLPGHYLTLTTCTPEYTSRYRLVVWGTLVSTRPRG, from the coding sequence ATGGCGCGCAGCGTGCGGATCCCCCTCGTGCAGCACAGCTCCCTGCGGCGGCGTGCCCGATACCGGCGGGTGCTCTGGACGGGGGCCGAACTCCTCGTCACCGCAGGGGTGTTGGTCCTTCTCCTCGTCGCCCACCAGATGTGGTGGACCAACCGGGAGGCGAGGGAGGGCGCCGAACGGAAGGTGGAGGCGCTGGAGCGGGAGTGGGGCGGTCCCGCGAGCGGTGACGGCGGCAGCGACACCGACGGAGACTCCGGTACGGGAGGTGCCGGCGGTGGGGGTGGCGGGGCCGGGCGGTCCACGAGCTCCTCCTCCTCGTCCTCCTCCGGTACGACTCCCCGCGCGTCCCAGGCCTACGCCGTGCTCCGCATCCCCCGCCTCGGGCTCCGCGTCCCCGTGGCCGAGGGCACCAGCAAGCAGAAGGTCCTCAACAAGGGGTACGTCGGCCACTACACCGGCACCCAACAGCCGGGCGGGGCAGGGAACTTCGCGCTCGCCGGGCACCGCAACACCCACGGCGAGCCCTTCCGGTACCTCAACCGCCTCGCGAAGGGCGACACGGTGGAGGTGGAGACCGGGGACGCGACCTACACGTACACCGTCGACAAGATCCTGCCGCGGACCTCACCTCGCGACTCGGGTGTCATCCAGCCCGTGCCCCGCTCGCTGTCCCGGCCCGCCTACGGCTACACGCTCCCCGGCCACTACCTCACCCTCACCACCTGCACACCGGAGTACACCTCGCGGTACCGGCTGGTGGTGTGGGGGACGCTGGTGTCGACGCGGCCCCGCGGCTGA
- a CDS encoding SDR family oxidoreductase, whose protein sequence is MITDLLGNKVVLITGASSGIGAAAARVFSDEGASVVLVARREDRLAALVGELRDKGAQASYVVGDMTVAADAGRAVEFAVAEYGRLDGAFNNAGIGGDRTPLHLMGDDVYDTLMDVNVRGTWNCLRYEIAAMLPHGGGAIVNNSSVAGLVAIPAAAPYIASKHAVVGLTRAAADEYAAQGIRVNAIAPGTTRSEITADWFARNPGMEELANSVTPQGRTAEPEEIAAAAAWLLSDRCPFLTGAVLPVDGGFVNH, encoded by the coding sequence ATGATCACTGACCTTCTGGGGAACAAGGTTGTGCTTATCACGGGAGCGAGCAGCGGTATCGGGGCCGCCGCCGCGCGGGTGTTCAGCGACGAGGGCGCGAGCGTCGTCCTGGTCGCGCGCAGGGAGGACCGGCTGGCCGCGCTCGTGGGCGAACTCAGGGACAAGGGGGCGCAGGCGTCGTACGTGGTGGGAGACATGACGGTCGCCGCCGACGCGGGTCGCGCGGTGGAGTTCGCCGTCGCCGAGTACGGGCGTCTGGACGGCGCGTTCAACAACGCCGGGATCGGCGGGGACCGCACCCCGCTGCATCTCATGGGCGACGACGTCTACGACACCCTCATGGACGTCAATGTGCGGGGCACCTGGAACTGTCTGCGGTACGAGATCGCCGCGATGCTGCCGCACGGGGGCGGGGCGATCGTCAACAACAGCAGTGTGGCCGGCCTGGTGGCGATACCCGCCGCCGCGCCGTACATCGCGTCGAAGCACGCCGTCGTCGGCCTCACCCGGGCGGCCGCCGACGAGTACGCCGCGCAGGGGATCAGGGTGAACGCCATCGCCCCCGGGACCACGCGGAGCGAGATCACCGCCGACTGGTTCGCGCGCAATCCCGGTATGGAGGAGCTCGCCAACTCCGTGACCCCGCAGGGGCGGACCGCGGAGCCGGAGGAGATCGCGGCGGCCGCGGCCTGGCTGCTCAGCGACCGCTGCCCGTTCCTGACGGGCGCGGTGCTGCCGGTGGACGGAGGGTTCGTCAACCACTGA
- a CDS encoding AfsA-related hotdog domain-containing protein has protein sequence MSTIDTAQTPSHPTEPMGPMAKLGEYTHLRHTPAILVRDWRRQGPDTFTVTVRWPEYQGPGAYDPRLLTQTIRQSGLLVAHAAYGVPTGHQTLLSRLTITAEPGLRARTASEFEVDIAVTRTGGRSASLAMEFRIRRGGATVCLADTEFGWVSPAAYRRVRGSHLTVDWGRWPLPAPVAPVLVGRAEDRDVLLSPAGREETGAAPASAGTEDTGVLPTAAGAKDTGALTAADAKDTAVVAAVGVEDTGVLTAVGTEDTGVLTAANAKVTGVVAAAGTAEHQHRWRLRNDVSHTLLFDHPVDHVPGLVLLEAAHQAAQAVASPTPLDVTHIAIGYERYVEFDEPCWIQARPLPTLVPHWFAVAVTGHQGGQLAFQARLRGLRQRP, from the coding sequence TTGAGCACCATCGACACCGCACAGACCCCGTCCCACCCCACCGAACCCATGGGCCCCATGGCGAAACTGGGCGAATACACGCACCTCCGGCACACCCCGGCGATCCTCGTCCGGGACTGGCGCCGACAGGGCCCGGACACCTTCACCGTCACCGTGCGCTGGCCCGAGTACCAGGGCCCCGGCGCCTACGACCCCCGGCTGCTGACCCAGACCATCCGGCAGAGCGGCCTCCTCGTCGCGCACGCCGCGTACGGTGTGCCGACCGGGCACCAGACCCTGCTGAGCCGTCTCACCATCACGGCCGAGCCGGGACTCCGCGCCCGTACGGCCTCGGAGTTCGAGGTCGACATCGCGGTCACCCGCACCGGCGGGCGTTCCGCGAGCCTCGCCATGGAGTTCCGCATCCGGCGCGGCGGCGCCACGGTGTGCCTCGCGGACACGGAGTTCGGCTGGGTGTCCCCGGCCGCCTACCGCCGTGTCCGCGGCAGCCACCTCACCGTCGACTGGGGCCGGTGGCCGCTCCCCGCCCCCGTCGCCCCCGTGCTGGTCGGCAGGGCGGAGGACAGGGACGTACTCCTGTCACCGGCGGGGAGGGAGGAGACGGGCGCGGCGCCGGCGTCCGCCGGAACGGAGGACACCGGCGTACTTCCCACGGCGGCCGGCGCGAAGGACACCGGCGCGCTCACGGCCGCCGACGCGAAGGACACCGCCGTGGTCGCGGCGGTCGGCGTGGAGGACACCGGCGTGCTCACGGCGGTCGGCACGGAGGACACCGGCGTGCTCACGGCCGCCAACGCGAAGGTCACCGGCGTCGTCGCGGCGGCCGGCACGGCCGAGCACCAGCACCGGTGGCGGTTGCGCAACGACGTCTCCCACACCCTCCTCTTCGACCACCCCGTCGACCACGTCCCCGGCCTCGTCCTGCTCGAAGCCGCCCACCAGGCAGCCCAGGCCGTCGCGAGCCCGACACCCCTCGACGTCACCCACATCGCCATCGGATACGAACGGTACGTCGAGTTCGACGAGCCCTGCTGGATCCAGGCCCGCCCGCTTCCCACCCTCGTGCCCCACTGGTTCGCCGTGGCCGTCACCGGACACCAGGGCGGGCAGCTCGCGTTCCAGGCCCGGCTGAGGGGACTGCGGCAGCGGCCCTGA